A genomic segment from Pseudoalteromonas nigrifaciens encodes:
- a CDS encoding GNAT family N-acetyltransferase, which translates to MLNTKLLKKDIFCVESNIEKSYLDKDEAESLDFLSCLSGGYPGIDGWFINKVVPGLSNGTRKLFIYRRDEKVVALCIAKKSETELKVCTVRVIPEYAGKGLGIKLFKDAMNWLETDKPHLTVSEERLSDFTRIFEYFGYKLTSTHNGLYLPGKVEYFYNEPLSLKVR; encoded by the coding sequence ATGTTAAATACAAAATTGTTAAAAAAAGATATTTTTTGCGTGGAAAGTAATATTGAAAAATCTTATCTAGATAAAGATGAAGCTGAATCTTTAGATTTTTTGTCTTGTCTATCAGGTGGTTACCCTGGCATTGATGGTTGGTTTATAAATAAAGTTGTTCCAGGCTTAAGTAATGGAACCCGTAAGCTTTTCATTTATCGCAGAGATGAAAAAGTAGTTGCATTGTGTATTGCTAAAAAAAGTGAAACAGAATTGAAAGTTTGTACGGTCAGAGTAATTCCTGAATATGCAGGTAAAGGCCTTGGTATTAAGTTATTTAAAGATGCTATGAACTGGTTAGAAACGGATAAACCACACCTAACTGTTAGCGAAGAGCGACTTTCTGACTTTACTAGAATTTTTGAATACTTTGGATATAAGCTGACCTCAACGCATAATGGTCTATACCTACCAGGTAAAGTTGAGTACTTTTATAATGAGCCATTATCTTTAAAGGTTAGATAG